The following proteins come from a genomic window of Panicum hallii strain FIL2 chromosome 8, PHallii_v3.1, whole genome shotgun sequence:
- the LOC112903820 gene encoding putative serpin-Z5, translating to MDDTAAAGEAAARDGQTALALRLAKHLAPPPPGAGADDDGSAASNANANVAFSPVSVHAALALAAAAARGATLAQLLAFLGAPSAEALAGFGRRVAGSVLADRSGGGGPRVLYGGGVWVDASRGGLTDAFRDVAAESYRSEARTVSFTNKPEAAVKMINDWVKKATNNLIDTVISASDVDATTDLVLANAVYYKGAWLAPFIPDNTRRSAFHRLDGGVAETEFMTGRRPFMDVACMDGFKVLKLPYKPGAAPRTRYSMFVFLPDARDGLSTMVDVVTASPAYLYGILAEMKEKHVSIQLPKFEISFSWSDLKRDLGRLGLSLPFSQEVADLRGMCKGDDVAGGARRPTFLSKVAHKAVVKVNEAGTEATAATLSLCGGGGPPPDVIEFTADHPFTFFIMEELSGVIVFAGHVLDPTK from the exons ATGGatgacaccgccgccgccggggaagCGGCCGCCCGGGACGGGCAGACAGCCCTCGCGCTCCGCCTCGCCAAGCACCTCGCGCCTCCTCCGCCCGGGGCGGGGGCGGACGACGACGGCTCCGCCGCCAGCAACGCCAACGCCAACGTCGCGTTCTCGCCGGTGTCCGTGCACGCGGCGCTGGCgctggcggccgcggccgcgcgcggcgccACGCTGGCGCAGCTGCTCGCCTTCCTCGGCGCGCCGTCGGCCGAGGCGCTCGCCGGCTTCGGCCGCCGCGTCGCGGGCAGCGTCCTCGCCGACcggtccggcggcggcgggccgcgcGTGCTCTACGGCGGCGGCGTCTGGGTGGACGCCTCCCGCGGCGGGCTCACGGACGCGTTCCGCGACGTCGCTGCCGAGTCCTACAGGTCGGAGGCGCGAACCGTCAGCTTTACCAACAAG CCCGAGGCAGCTGTGAAGATGATCAACGATTGGGTGAAGAAGGCCACCAACAACCTCATCGACACCGTCATCTCCGCCAGCGACGTCGACGCCACGACCGACCTCGTGCTCGCCAACGCGGTCTACTATAAGGGCGCGTGGCTGGCGCCGTTCATCCCCGACAACACACGGCGCAGCGCGTTCCACCGCCTCGACGGCGGCGTCGCAGAGACGGAGTTCATGACTGGCCGCCGCCCCTTTATGGACGTGGCGTGCATGGACGGGTTCAAGGTCCTCAAGCTCCCCTACAAGCCCGGCGCCGCTCCACGGACGCGGTACTCCATGTTCGTCTTCCTCCCGGACGCACGCGACGGCCTCTCGACCATGGTGGACGTGGTCACCGCGTCGCCGGCGTATCTGTACGGCATCTTGGCGGAGATGAAGGAGAAGCATGTCAGCATCCAGCTGCCCAAGTTCGAGATCTCCTTCAGCTGGAGTGACCTCAAGCGCGACCTCGGCCGGCTGGGTCTCTCGCTGCCGTTCTCACAGGAGGTCGCCGACCTGCGCGGCATGTGCAAGGGGGACGACGTCGCCGGCGGTGCACGGCGGCCGACGTTCCTGTCCAAGGTCGCGCACAAGGCGGTAGTCAAGGTGAACGAGGCGGGAACGGAGGCAACCGCAGCCACCCTGTCTTTGTGTGGTGGGGGCGGGCCGCCGCCAGACGTCATCGAGTTCACCGCCGACCATCCCTTCACCTTCTTCATCATGGAGGAGCTGTCGGGGGTGATCGTGTTCGCGGGGCACGTCCTCGATCCAACCAAGTGA
- the LOC112903821 gene encoding F-box/FBD/LRR-repeat protein At5g56420-like, which yields MSEGSGAARSKRQAAAGGSDRLGALPDGLLQDILSFLPSPAVVRTCVLAHGVPALRITRDVARRYWGPTALNGFVNHLLFLRERSPLRVAEFNTKDGGDFDEAVRYLELWVRYSLSCQVAKLRVACDDELERWLLPKGLITFEHLTTLELILVMSEHDVDFSSCVSLQDLKMECSSICCNRIASPSLKRLRISECRFLGDVRTQISAPNLISLLLDSCTQRTPLLESMPVLEEAVVSLQNCSDFCRNGYEVGDCGDESCWGCQDSNYGKNTCVLLQGLSSCTNLELISATAPTKPTSSFIFRKDLTQCPVFSKLKTLLLDDWCITTNHGALICFLQHSPVLEKLILHFSKTHGNLVEMGASYDLRKQPLALKDLSEVQFDEGDERVLKVLDVLCSYGLPPEKIKIQYPLELIGI from the exons ATGTCTGAGGGGAGCGGGGCCGCGAGGAGCAAGAGGCAGGCTGCGGCCGGCGGTTCCGACCGCCTGGGCGCGCTCCCGGACGGGCTCCTGCAGGACATCCTGTCCTTCCTGCCTTCGCCGGCCGTCGTGCGAACGTGCGTCCTCGCCCAC GGTGTTCCTGCGCTCCGCATCACCCGCGACGTCGCCAGGCGGTACTGGGGCCCGACCGCCCTGAATGGGTTCGTCAACCACTTGCTGTTCCTCCGCGAACGGTCACCTCTCCGAGTGGCCGAGTTCAACACCAAAGATGGGGGTGATTTTGATGAGGCTGTGCGGTACCTGGAGCTTTGGGTGCGGTACAGCCTGTCCTGCCAGGTCGCCAAACTCCGCGTTGCCTGCGATGACGAGCTAGAACGTTGGCTGCTTCCCAAGGGGCTTATAACCTTCGAGCACTTGACAACGCTTGAGCTTATCCTGGTCATGTCGGAGCACGATGTGGATTTCTCGAGCTGTGTGTCACTGCAGGATCTTAAGATGGAATGTTCTAGCATTTGCTGCAACAGGATCGCATCCCCATCACTAAAGCGTCTCAGAATCTCAGAATGCCGCTTCCTTGGGGATGTCCGTACCCAAATATCTGCCCCAAATCTCATTTCCCTTCTGTTAGATTCCTGCACGCAAAGGACTCCATTGCTTGAGAGCATGCCGGTGCTAGAGGAGGCAGTTGTCAGTCTTCAAAATTGTTCTGATTTTTGTCGAAATGGTTATGAGGTTGGTGATTGTGGTGATGAGTCATGTTGGGGATGCCAAGATAGCAACTATGGAAAGAATACCTGCGTGCTTCTTCAAGGTTTGTCAAGCTGCACGAATCTGGAGTTAATATCTGCAACAGCACCAACAAAACCAACATCATCG TTTATTTTCAGGAAGGATTTGACACAATGCCCTGTATTTAGCAAGTTAAAAACTTTGTTACTCGATGACTGGTGCATTACTACCAACCATGGCGCGTTAATCTGCTTTCTCCAGCACTCACCAGTTCTAGAGAAGCTGATTCTTCATTTTTCTAAG ACACATGGGAATTTGGTGGAAATGGGAGCAAGTTATGATCTGAGGAAGCAGCCCCTTGCATTGAAGGACCTTAGTGAAGTTCAATTTGATGAAGGTGATGAGCGGGTTCTCAAAGTCTTAGATGTCTTGTGTTCCTATGGTTTACCTCCTGAGAAAATCAAGATCCAATATCCTCTAGAGCTGATTGGGATCTGA
- the LOC112903200 gene encoding protein SINE1, translating to MGRSLSPLLRQELDNLDKDADSRRAAMKALKSYARHLDSKSIPHFLAEVSDTAAAGGGAAAAGLPAGEFTISLYEVLARVHGRNIVPQIGNIMATIMCTLSSSGGSFPLHQACSKVVPAIARYGIDPVAPEAEKAGIIASLCKPLCGALMGSQDGAASGAALCLKALVESSNWRYASGEMVNEVCLKVAGAMHDKATRSNAHMGLAMALVKHNGLIAEAYARSIVRSGLQILDGDTAESSSQKRLSAIQMINFFMKFVDPRCLSSELGKVIDVMEQCQNDRMPFVRGAAFEASQSAKSIAAQKGSRHEVGTSPMIGSNFHKRRAKSPCRSLWSAKGSPASSIVAASPVQFRSPESHVVDSSIMNGSTITESPVSVGQSSCNFDQSRRTNRRLWNNDGVDVSLKDGLFIQLCSNTKNYEDDLGEVCDSDVTDANFECTDTFAGFLSPSPNGAISRDRTPSPKAYDKPISIDDVKLYSTPRKLLRSLQCSYDSDSASHDGQSIAKHSSSSSSDEELAETSQEVPSLHLDNKAVEMKDENETIAMQNSNGRIEILSNKDESGLSAIEAENTSYKASPEIERKEVDVCVTGSRGKTRPYRTKFTFLLSMIIVVLAVIAVLIRIDSDDDSVGLVPT from the exons atGGGCCGGAGCCTGAGCCCGCTGCTCCGGCAGGAGCTGGACAACCTCGACAAGGACGCCGacagccgccgcgccgccatgAAGGCGCTCAAGTCCTACGCCAGGCACCTCGACTCCAAGTCCATCCCGCACTTCCTCGCCGAGGTCTCCGACAccgcggccgcgggcggcggcgccgccgccgcgggcctccccgccggcgagtTCACCATCTCGCTCTACGAGGTCCTGGCCCGGGTGCACGGCCGCAACATCGTGCCGCAGATCGGCAACATCATGGCCACCATCATGTGCACGCTCTCCTCCAGCGGGGGCTCCTTCCCGCTCCACCAGGCGTGCTCCAAGGTGGTCCCCGCCATCGCGCGGTACGGCATCGACCCCGTCGCGCCCGAAGCGGAGAAGGCCGGCATCATCGCCTCCCTCTGCAAGCCGCTCTGCGGCGCGCTGATGGGGAGCCAGGACGGCGCGGCGTCGGGCGCGGCGCTCTGCCTCAAGGCGCTTGTCGAGTCCAGCAACTGGAGGTACGCGTCCGGCGAGATGGTGAACGAGGTCTGCCTGAAGGTGGCCGGGGCGATGCACGACAAGGCGACGCGGTCCAATGCGCACATGGGCCTCGCGATGGCGCTGGTGAAGCACAATGGCCTGATTGCGGAAGCGTACGCGAGGTCCATTGTGCGGTCCGGGCTGCAGATTCTTGATGGGGATACAGCGGAGAGCAGCTCACAGAAGCGCCTCTCGGCGATCCAGATGATCAATTTCTTCATGAAGTTTGTTGATCCTAGGTGCTTATCTTCAGAGCTTGGCAAGGTGATTGATGTCATGGAGCAATGCCAGAATGACCGCATGCCATTTGTCCGTGGTGCTGCGTTTGAGGCATCTCAGAGTGCGAAGAGCATCGCTGCACAGAAGGGGTCAAGGCATGAGGTTGGCACAAGCCCAATGATTGGCTCCAACTTTCACAAGAGAAGAGCGAAGAGCCCTTGCAGGAGCCTCTGGAGTGCCAAGGGCAGCCCTGCAAGCTCCATAGTGGCTGCTTCACCAGTTCAGTTCCGATCCCCTGAATCGCATGTTGTGGATTCATCCATCATGAATGGCAGTACGATCACTGAATCGCCAGTCTCGGTGGGGCAGTCCTCTTGCAACTTTGATCAGAGTCGGCGCACGAACAGGAGGTTGTGGAACAATGATGGTGTGGATGTTTCACTGAAGGATGGCTTATTCATTCAACTCTGCTCAAACACCAAGAATTATGAAGATGACTTGGGCGAGGTCTGTGACAGTGATGTGACTGATGCTAACTTTGAGTGCACTGACACATTTGCAGGATTTTTGTCACCAAGCCCCAATGGCGCCATATCAAGAGACAGGACTCCCAGTCCCAAG GCTTATGATAAACCGATCAGTATCGATGATGTGAAGTTATACTCTACGCCAAGGAAGCTTCTTCGATCACTTCAGTGCTCATATGATTCTGACTCTGCTAGCCATGATGGACAATCCATTGCAAAACACAGCAGCTCGTCATCATCAGATGAGGAACTAGCGGAAACATCTCAAGAGGTGCCATCTCTGCATTTGGACAACAAGGCTGTCGAGATGAAGGATGAAAATGAAACCATTGCTATGCAGAACAGCAATGGTAGGATTGAGATTCTGTCCAACAAAGATGAATCAGGACTGTCCGCTATTGAGGCTGAGAACACATCCTACAAGGCATCCCCTGAAATTGAACGCAAAGAGGTTGATGTCTGCGTTACAGGCAGCAGAGGGAAGACCAGGCCATATAGGACGAAATTCACTTTCCTTCTGAGCATGATTATTGTAGTTTTAGCAGTGATTGCTGTTTTAATTAGGATAGATAGCGATGATGATTCAGTGGGCCTTGTCCCCACTTGA